The genomic stretch CTAAAAGAGTTTTACCTGGATTTGATGAAAATGCCAAAATTAAAGTTTTAAACAAACTTAAAGATAAAATAGAAGTTATAATCTGTGTTTATGCAGGAGATATTGAAAGAAATAAAATTAGAGGTGATTTCGGAATCACTTATGATATGGATGTTTTTAGACTTATAGATGATTTAAGAGAAAATGATTTAAAAGTCAATAGTGTTGTTATCACAAGATATGAAGATAGACCTTCAACTGACCTTTTCATAACAAGACTAGAAAGAAGAGGAATAAAAGTATATAAACACTTTGCAACAAAGGGGTATCCTAGTGATGTTGATACAATAGTTAGTGATGAAGGTTATGGACAAAATTCCTATATAGAAACAACAAAACCAATAGTTGTTGTAACTGCTCCAGGACCAGGAAGTGGGAAACTTGCTACTTGTTTAAGTCAGCTTTATCATGAATACAAGAGAGGAAGAGATGTTGGATATTCTAAGTTTGAAACTTTCCCAGTTTGGAATGTTCCTTTAAAACATCCTTTAAATATAGCTTATGAAGCTGCAACAGTTGACTTAAATGATGTCAATATGATAGATCCTTTTCATTTAGAAGAATATGGAGAAATTGCAGTAAACTATAATAGAGATATAGAAGCTTTTCCATTATTAAAAAGAATTATTGAAAAGATAACAGGGAAAAAATCAATTTATCAATCTCCAACTGATATGGGAGTTAATAGAGTTGGTTTTGGTATAACTGATGATGAAGTTGTTAGAAAAGCATCTGAACAAGAAATAATAAGAAGATATTTTAAAACTGGTTGTGATTATAAAAAAGGAAATATAGATTTAGAAACATTTAAAAGGTCAGAATTTATAATGCATAGTTTAGGTTTAAAAGAAGATGATAGAAAAGTAGTAACTTTTGCTAGAA from Fusobacterium hwasookii encodes the following:
- a CDS encoding DUF1846 domain-containing protein → MKIGFNHEKYLEEQSKYILERVNNHDKLYIEFGGKLLGDLHAKRVLPGFDENAKIKVLNKLKDKIEVIICVYAGDIERNKIRGDFGITYDMDVFRLIDDLRENDLKVNSVVITRYEDRPSTDLFITRLERRGIKVYKHFATKGYPSDVDTIVSDEGYGQNSYIETTKPIVVVTAPGPGSGKLATCLSQLYHEYKRGRDVGYSKFETFPVWNVPLKHPLNIAYEAATVDLNDVNMIDPFHLEEYGEIAVNYNRDIEAFPLLKRIIEKITGKKSIYQSPTDMGVNRVGFGITDDEVVRKASEQEIIRRYFKTGCDYKKGNIDLETFKRSEFIMHSLGLKEDDRKVVTFARKKLELLNEEKSDKQKTVSAIAFEMPDGKIITGKKSSLMDAPSAAILNSLKYLSNFDDELLLISPTILEPIIKLKEKTLKNRHIPLDCEEILIALSITAATNPMAEVALSKLSQLEGVQAHSTHILGRNDEQYLRKLGIDVTSDQVFPTENLYYNQ